A region of Polyangiaceae bacterium DNA encodes the following proteins:
- a CDS encoding insulinase family protein, translated as MSPRAVLLVLFGLSLAPSGARAERAAPAAKVPEIPFEKYALDNGLEVILHRDSSLPLVAVSLWYHVGPVNEPVGRSGFAHLFEHLMFTGSKHVGNRFDTLLEGAGATNVNGTTSWDRTNYFETVPREQLELCLWLESDRMGFFLDTLSADRLEVQRGVVKNERRQSYEDAPYGPSSLTLLDTLFPKGHPYHGAVIGSMADLDAAKLGDAESFFRAYYAPSNATLTLAGDFEPAQAKRWIARYFGTLPKKPKPKVSRAPTAPLRDSVRKEVTEPVELAKVSMGWITPPAYSKDAAALEVAAAVLAGGKATSLYKKLVVEKKLAAEVDADLDPNALAGIFSVSAVAASGKAPKDVEAALDAVLKDLGDKGPSNAELARARRRLLVDLMAQVQLLNGRDGESGRAGLLQRFNHYLGDPGYLKQYHASLEGVTPEDVARVVKQHLDPSRRVVVTTLPKPVEKKP; from the coding sequence ATGAGCCCGAGAGCTGTGCTGCTCGTCCTGTTCGGCCTGTCGCTGGCGCCGTCCGGCGCGCGCGCCGAGCGCGCCGCGCCGGCGGCCAAGGTGCCCGAGATCCCCTTCGAGAAGTACGCCCTCGACAACGGTCTCGAGGTGATTCTGCACCGCGACTCGTCGCTGCCGCTGGTGGCGGTGAGCCTCTGGTACCACGTGGGTCCGGTGAACGAGCCCGTGGGGCGCTCGGGCTTCGCGCACCTGTTCGAGCACCTGATGTTCACCGGCTCGAAGCACGTCGGGAACCGCTTCGACACGTTGCTCGAGGGCGCGGGCGCCACGAACGTCAACGGCACGACCAGCTGGGACCGAACGAACTACTTCGAGACGGTGCCCCGCGAGCAGCTCGAGCTCTGCCTCTGGCTGGAGAGCGATCGCATGGGCTTCTTCCTGGACACCCTGTCCGCCGACCGCCTCGAGGTGCAGCGCGGTGTGGTCAAGAACGAACGACGCCAGTCCTACGAAGACGCGCCCTACGGGCCCAGCAGCCTGACGCTGCTCGACACGCTGTTCCCCAAGGGTCACCCGTACCACGGCGCGGTGATCGGCTCGATGGCGGACCTGGACGCGGCCAAGCTCGGTGACGCGGAGAGCTTCTTCCGAGCTTACTACGCGCCCTCCAACGCGACCTTGACCCTCGCCGGCGACTTCGAGCCGGCGCAGGCCAAGCGCTGGATCGCGCGCTACTTCGGCACGCTGCCGAAGAAGCCCAAGCCGAAGGTCAGCCGGGCGCCGACGGCCCCCCTCCGCGACAGCGTCCGGAAGGAGGTCACCGAGCCCGTCGAGCTCGCCAAGGTGAGCATGGGTTGGATCACGCCGCCGGCCTATTCGAAGGACGCCGCCGCGCTCGAGGTGGCCGCCGCGGTGCTCGCGGGCGGCAAGGCGACGTCGCTCTACAAGAAGCTGGTGGTCGAGAAGAAGCTGGCCGCGGAGGTCGATGCCGATCTGGATCCCAACGCGCTCGCCGGCATCTTCTCGGTGAGCGCGGTGGCGGCGTCGGGCAAGGCTCCGAAGGACGTCGAAGCAGCGCTCGACGCGGTGCTGAAAGACCTCGGTGACAAGGGGCCGAGCAACGCCGAGCTCGCTCGCGCTCGGCGCCGCCTCCTGGTGGACCTGATGGCGCAGGTCCAGCTCTTGAACGGTCGCGACGGCGAGTCGGGGCGCGCCGGCCTGCTCCAGCGCTTCAACCACTACCTGGGCGACCCGGGTTACCTGAAGCAGTACCACGCGAGCCTCGAAGGTGTGACGCCAGAGGACGTGGCTCGGGTCGTGAAGCAGCATCTGGATCCGTCGCGCCGAGTCGTGGTGACCACGCTGCCGAAGCCGGTGGAGAAGAAGCCGTGA
- a CDS encoding 2-hydroxychromene-2-carboxylate isomerase, translating into MQKTVEFHYDFSSPNAYFAAMMLPALAERAGARVEYRPFFLGGLFKLLGAPQTPGMSSPEKAAASLKDLERWSKKHQVPFRFPSRFPMNTLGALRVSLLCDELGLSPRAWAEAVFRAYWVDDRDISDEAVLAELLSGLGQDAGAVLERSRAPEVKDALRAATEAARARGIFGAPVCAVGDELFFGKDRLDFVEDALRA; encoded by the coding sequence ATGCAGAAGACGGTCGAATTCCACTACGACTTCTCGAGCCCCAATGCCTACTTCGCCGCGATGATGTTGCCGGCGCTCGCCGAGCGCGCCGGCGCGCGCGTCGAGTACCGCCCGTTCTTCCTGGGTGGGCTGTTCAAGCTGCTCGGGGCGCCGCAGACGCCCGGCATGTCGAGCCCGGAGAAGGCCGCCGCGAGCCTGAAGGACCTGGAGCGCTGGAGCAAGAAGCACCAGGTGCCCTTCCGCTTCCCCTCGCGTTTTCCCATGAACACGCTGGGCGCGCTGCGCGTCTCTCTTTTGTGCGACGAGCTCGGACTGTCTCCGCGCGCGTGGGCCGAAGCGGTGTTCCGCGCCTACTGGGTCGACGACCGTGACATCTCCGACGAGGCCGTGCTTGCCGAGCTGCTCAGCGGCCTGGGGCAAGATGCGGGCGCGGTGCTGGAGCGCAGCCGGGCGCCCGAGGTGAAGGACGCGCTTCGCGCCGCGACGGAGGCGGCGCGAGCCCGCGGCATCTTCGGCGCACCGGTGTGCGCCGTCGGCGACGAGCTGTTCTTCGGCAAGGACCGACTGGACTTCGTCGAGGACGCACTCCGGGCCTGA
- a CDS encoding wax ester/triacylglycerol synthase family O-acyltransferase, producing MSRFERLSALDCAFLYAESPTAHMHVGSLLFFEDNGLTEADIFEHIRSRLHHVPRFRKKVRFVPGGLHRPVWIDDPHFDLRFHVRWTGLPRPRGESEALALMGRLMSHHLDRRKPLWEMWVFDLEDGRRGVIQKTHHCLIDGASGVDLGTVMLDFSADAPHVAPEPWTPEAEPTDAELTRDALLDLRERPRQLRDVARRVWEDLESREHLADKAREVLDGLKSFGRAATELMPKTSLNAPIGAHRRYQIVRVPLAEVKGVKARFGCTVNDVVLALVTGALRKLLVSRHESVEGLVMKAMVPVSVRDASQARTWGNKVSMMAAELPVGEAEPHARIVRLRDRMADLKASRQAVGADFWVQLGEYAPPTLLSLVGRAVALQRMVNLVVTNVPGPQFPLYLRGARMLEAFPYVPVFAHNPLSVAVLSYDGSLGFGLTGDWDRVPDLEVFAAGIREALAELGPPAEEKPKAKRARKRKPGVAQRAS from the coding sequence ATGAGCCGCTTCGAGCGCCTCTCGGCTCTGGACTGCGCGTTCCTCTACGCGGAGAGCCCTACCGCCCACATGCACGTGGGCTCGCTGCTGTTCTTCGAGGACAACGGCCTCACCGAGGCCGACATCTTCGAGCACATCCGGAGCCGGCTGCACCACGTGCCGCGCTTCCGCAAGAAGGTGCGCTTCGTGCCGGGCGGGCTGCACCGCCCGGTGTGGATCGACGATCCGCACTTCGATCTGCGCTTCCACGTGCGCTGGACCGGCCTTCCGCGCCCCCGCGGCGAAAGCGAAGCCTTGGCCCTCATGGGCCGGCTGATGAGCCACCACCTCGATCGGCGCAAGCCCCTCTGGGAGATGTGGGTGTTCGACCTGGAGGACGGTCGCCGGGGCGTGATCCAGAAGACCCACCACTGCCTGATCGACGGGGCCAGCGGCGTCGACCTCGGCACCGTGATGCTCGACTTCTCGGCGGACGCCCCGCACGTCGCCCCGGAGCCGTGGACGCCCGAGGCGGAGCCGACGGACGCCGAGCTGACGCGGGACGCGCTCCTCGATCTGCGCGAGCGCCCGCGGCAGCTCCGCGACGTGGCGCGGCGCGTGTGGGAGGACCTCGAGTCACGCGAGCACCTGGCCGACAAGGCGCGCGAGGTGCTGGATGGGCTCAAGTCATTCGGGCGCGCCGCGACCGAGCTGATGCCCAAGACCAGCCTGAACGCGCCGATCGGCGCGCACCGGCGCTATCAGATCGTGCGCGTCCCGCTGGCGGAGGTGAAGGGCGTCAAGGCTCGTTTCGGCTGCACCGTCAACGACGTGGTGCTCGCGCTGGTGACCGGCGCCTTGCGAAAGCTCCTCGTGTCTCGCCACGAGAGCGTGGAGGGTCTGGTCATGAAGGCCATGGTCCCGGTCAGCGTCCGCGACGCCTCGCAAGCGCGAACCTGGGGCAACAAGGTCAGCATGATGGCGGCAGAGCTGCCGGTGGGGGAGGCGGAGCCGCACGCCCGTATCGTCCGCCTGCGCGATCGCATGGCCGACCTCAAGGCCTCGCGCCAGGCGGTCGGGGCGGACTTCTGGGTGCAGCTCGGTGAATACGCGCCGCCGACCCTGCTCTCGCTGGTGGGGCGCGCCGTGGCGCTCCAGCGCATGGTGAACCTGGTCGTCACCAACGTTCCGGGGCCGCAGTTCCCGCTCTATCTGCGCGGCGCGCGCATGCTCGAGGCCTTCCCCTACGTGCCCGTGTTCGCGCACAACCCGCTCAGCGTTGCCGTCTTGTCCTACGACGGCAGCCTGGGCTTCGGCCTGACGGGGGACTGGGATCGCGTGCCGGATCTCGAGGTGTTCGCGGCAGGGATCCGCGAGGCTCTCGCGGAGCTCGGCCCGCCCGCCGAAGAGAAGCCCAAGGCGAAGCGCGCGCGCAAACGCAAGCCTGGTGTCGCGCAGCGGGCGAGCTGA
- a CDS encoding L-seryl-tRNA(Sec) selenium transferase — MGQAPRHRFRYGRGVELSKLPKVDKVVDAPELGQVRGALGRKAVTVLARGVIAQLRAEVLGGSAAPSFEAVVAQVQARAAARLRAGLRPVINATGVILHTNLGRAPLPQASLRRITETAGCYSTLELDAETGVRTRRGVQVELALAELIGAEDALLVNNNAAAVLLALSSLAAGREVVVSRGELVEIGGGFRIPEVLARSGARLVEVGTTNRTRASDYARAIGTETACLLRVHPSNFKISGFAERPLLSELVAVARERGIPLVKDLGGGLVVELPASIAGSDLEREPSVQACLRAGADLVCFSLDKLFGGPQGGVIAGRAALVRELRDDPLARALRLDKLALAALDGVLDAYQRGALGEIPVHALLATSTAELAARVDVWIAALGQGIVADRVECQSAIGGGTLAEAPVASVALRLSTPDPEALAQRLRSGAVPVLGRVVEGALLLDARTVFPEQDGEVVAALKRACST; from the coding sequence GTGGGGCAAGCTCCCCGCCACCGATTCCGCTATGGTCGCGGCGTGGAGCTCAGCAAGCTGCCCAAGGTGGACAAGGTCGTCGATGCCCCCGAGCTCGGTCAGGTGCGGGGAGCGCTGGGCAGGAAGGCCGTGACGGTGCTCGCGCGGGGCGTGATCGCTCAGCTTCGAGCGGAGGTGCTGGGAGGGAGCGCGGCCCCGAGCTTCGAAGCGGTGGTCGCCCAGGTCCAGGCCCGCGCCGCGGCCCGGCTGCGCGCCGGGCTCAGGCCCGTGATCAACGCAACCGGCGTGATCTTGCACACGAATCTAGGCCGGGCGCCGCTGCCCCAGGCGAGCCTCCGGCGCATCACCGAGACCGCCGGCTGCTACTCGACGCTGGAGCTCGACGCCGAGACGGGGGTGCGGACCCGGCGCGGCGTGCAAGTGGAGCTGGCGCTGGCCGAGCTGATCGGGGCCGAAGACGCGCTGCTCGTGAACAACAACGCCGCCGCGGTGCTGCTCGCGCTGAGCTCGCTCGCTGCCGGGCGCGAGGTCGTCGTCTCCCGGGGCGAGCTGGTCGAGATCGGCGGCGGGTTTCGCATCCCGGAGGTGCTGGCGCGCTCCGGCGCGCGCCTCGTCGAGGTCGGCACCACGAACCGCACGCGCGCTTCGGACTACGCCCGCGCCATCGGCACCGAGACCGCTTGCTTGCTCCGCGTCCATCCCAGCAACTTCAAGATCTCGGGCTTCGCCGAGCGACCCCTGCTCTCGGAGCTCGTCGCCGTCGCCCGGGAGCGCGGCATCCCGCTGGTCAAGGATCTCGGCGGCGGGCTCGTCGTCGAGCTGCCGGCTTCGATAGCCGGGTCGGATCTCGAGCGGGAGCCGAGCGTGCAGGCGTGTCTCCGTGCCGGGGCGGATCTGGTCTGCTTCAGCCTCGACAAGCTCTTCGGCGGGCCGCAGGGCGGGGTCATCGCGGGACGCGCTGCCCTGGTGCGAGAGTTACGCGACGATCCGCTGGCGCGTGCGCTTCGGCTGGACAAGCTGGCGCTGGCGGCGCTCGACGGCGTGCTCGACGCCTACCAGCGGGGCGCGCTGGGGGAGATCCCCGTTCATGCGTTGCTCGCGACCTCCACCGCCGAGCTAGCGGCGCGCGTGGACGTCTGGATCGCGGCGCTGGGCCAGGGGATCGTCGCGGACCGGGTCGAGTGCCAGAGCGCCATCGGCGGCGGCACCCTTGCGGAAGCTCCGGTAGCTTCGGTGGCCCTGCGTCTCTCGACCCCGGACCCCGAGGCGCTCGCGCAACGCCTGCGATCCGGTGCCGTCCCGGTTCTCGGCCGTGTCGTGGAAGGTGCGCTCCTGCTCGACGCGCGCACGGTTTTCCCCGAGCAAGACGGCGAAGTCGTCGCCGCCTTGAAGAGAGCCTGCTCGACCTGA